The Scomber scombrus chromosome 5, fScoSco1.1, whole genome shotgun sequence genome window below encodes:
- the kctd14 gene encoding BTB/POZ domain-containing protein KCTD14, whose translation MSLPDYKSTGKQSSPAILHTPVVQLNVGGLLFSTSLGQLRKHPESKLAELFSGQPKLRTDAQGRYFIDRDGSHFGAVLEFLRSDRLPTDNIQEVHKEAVYYNIKPLIKRLEESPQLFGELVGRQQFLSRVPHYKENIEVLIRIARAEAIAARYSTIMICILRTEEDLGFYDNAINSLEADKESVVTFGPWKAVPSVKDLLDCIRMDIESQGYTVSVEPHITQRNILSRSYDYFYKLIFTWW comes from the exons ATGAGTCTGCCGGACTACAAATCAACTGGAAAACAGTCTTCACCCGCGATTCTA CACACTCCTGTCGTGCAGTTAAATGTCGGGGGTCTCCTCTTCAGCACCTCACTGGGCCAGCTCAGGAAACACCCCGAGTCCAAGCTGGCCGAGCTGTTCAGCGGACAGCCCAAACTACGCACAGACGCTCAGGGACGTTACTTCATCGACCGCGATGGTTCACACTTCGGAGCCGTCCTGGAGTTCCTGCGATCAGATCGGCTGCCCACTGACAACATCCAGGAG gTTCACAAAGAAGCGGTCTACTACAACATCAAACCACTGATCAAACGTCTGGAGGAAAGTCCTCAGCTGTTCGGGGAGCTCGTGGGAAGGCAGCAGTTCCTCTCCAGAGTCCCACACTACAAAGAAAACATCGAG GTGCTGATCCGTATCGCCAGAGCAGAGGCCATCGCCGCCCGCTACTCCACCATCATGATCTGCATCCTGCGAACGGAGGAGGATTTGGGTTTCTATGACAACGCCATCAACAGCCTGGAGGCGGATAAGGAATCGGTGGTGACGTTCGGACCATGGAAGGCCGTCCCCTCCGTCAAAGACCTGCTGGACTGTATCAGGATGGACATTGAGAGTCAGGGCTACACGGTGAGCGTCGAGCCTCACATCACGCAGAGGAACATCTTGTCTCGGAGCTACGACTACTTCTACAAACTCATATTCACCTGGtggtaa